The proteins below come from a single Anguilla rostrata isolate EN2019 chromosome 3, ASM1855537v3, whole genome shotgun sequence genomic window:
- the cd28 gene encoding T-cell-specific surface glycoprotein CD28 produces the protein MIPALITLISLCTHAGRALRVQQPYRVEATDGEARLRCSYAVQGSPEEMRLTLYRGKFGDDLVCQRTFNTTQSHFQTDGPVVRCRGELVPGTPGTHGTRGGVDLTVSGLRGEDTDIYRCQLEVLYPPPYLMKYGNGTIVYIPEKTDCPTPASQAQDEPQSTQVVLPIAVMAIFIIIFIIAIISIYMFFNTSQRKRMYPHMTPVTSNRVDCRFGYENFL, from the exons ATGATTCCGGCACTAATCACACTCATCAGCCTTTGCACACATGCAGGGAGAG ctCTGCGAGTGCAGCAGCCCTACCGGGTGGAGGCCACGGACGGGGAGGCGAGGCTGCGGTGCTCCTACGCGGTGCAGGGGTCCCCCGAGGAGATGCGCCTGACGCTGTACCGCGGGAAGTTCGGGGACGACCTGGTGTGCCAGCGCACCTTCAACACCACGCAGTCCCACTTCCAGACCGACGGCCCCGTCGTGCGCTGCCGGGGGGAGCTCGTCCCCGGCACCCCCGGCACCCACGGCACCCGCGGGGGCGTGGACCTCACCGTCTCCGGGCTGCGGGGGGAGGACACCGACATATACCGCTGCCAGCTCGAGGTCCTCTACCCGCCCCCCTACCTCATGAAATACGGGAACGGCACCATCGTCTACATCCCGG AGAAAACGGACTGTCCAACACCAGCGTCCCAGGCGCAGGACGAGCCCCAGAGCACACAAGTCGTCCTGCCCATAGCGGTGATGgccatcttcatcatcatcttcatcatcgcCATAATTTCTATCTACATG ttcTTCAACACGAGTCAGCGGAAGAGAATGTACCCGCACATGACACCAGTGACCTCAAACAGAGTGGACTGCAGATTCGGTTATGAGAATTTCCTGTAA
- the fastkd2 gene encoding FAST kinase domain-containing protein 2, mitochondrial isoform X1: MRCLSGRKTDIKRMAALKLGRCLFRCTAPLRSDRLLWQSCSFQGLRGNFLAHGGQLHAGLSCFLTADQTGRSPAGYRGNAVRFYSQDGAGWQGLSGAAGQSLSSQDHGDATDFPSPAAVSVAAAVTETTERTVPFYVQLKECHSPADVLDLAGRYTMTLRRVSSSLSRIWETTKKMSEEQRRYERQLMLDHPAFEQLCACAVKGAARMRSDDLTFSLLAVVKLGVPQRSRLVQTLLRATQEKLNEFDEKALSVLAAFLGDMKSCKNVDALRNGLRLVVEDRVSGIESVVALQNLMRCVGRDAPLTLKRKLENKALSMVDQFSLPNAQYMVITLAAMHFTSKPLLDICSKKIAESIHTIPPFRLMDIVKACKDLRYRDPHLVSAVAEHLTATFDMWSNKQLILFLLMFEDLKFRPVALLDRLLERVIQDPNSLTLKDVLSVLKVYSQLNHVPENHKQEFLERMTSVFESYLLKMAPTDLLRGVFSLCILGHFPLAPLERLLHKETLDELTKGGQVLQTNQRRLHYVDLCLRLDRPPLPEALTVPPGTIDPPLTSQTVTRDWGKLIQRIAGDAVLQEGVVLEKSYFIDCVITLPLKRTDLSSPSEGERASPEPCQRVAVLFAPPSFFCLGTSHPRGRLVMMMRHLRALGYTPVLLPEQEFDVLSEEERAERLKSLIFPAKEEAGAV; this comes from the exons ATGCGGTGTCTGTCCGGCAGGAAGACG GATATAAAGAGGATGGCAGCCCTTAAATTAGGACGTTGCTTGTTCAGGTGCACAGCACCACTGCGCAGTGACAGACTACTTTGGCAAAGCTGTAGTTTCCAGGGACTACGGGGCAACTTTTTAGCACACGGCGGGCAGCTACATGCAGGACTCTCTTGTTTTTTGACCGCGGACCAGACGGGGAGGTCACCGGCAGGCTATCGCGGGAACGCTGTCCGATTTTACTCTCAGGACGGGGCTGGCTGGCAGGGCCTAAGCGGTGCTGCGGGGCAGTCTCTCAGCTCACAGGACCATGGTGACGCTACGGATTTTCCCTCCCCGGCCGCGGTGAGCGTAGCCGCCGCTGTCACCGAGACGACCGAGAGGACGGTGCCATTCTACGTCCAGCTGAAGGAGTGCCATTCTCCCGCGGACGTGCTGGACCTGGCGGGCCGCTACACGATGACGTTACGGAGAGTTAGCAGCAGCCTGAGCCGCATCTGGGAGACCACCAAGAAGATGTCGGAGGAGCAGAGGCGGTACGAGCGGCAGCTGATGCTCGATCACCCCGCCTTCGAGCAGCTGTGCGCGTGCGCCGTGAAGGGCGCGGCCAGGATGAGGAGCGATGACCTCACCTTCAGCCTGCTGGCCGTGGTGAAGCTGGGGGTGCCCCAGCGCAGCCGGCTGGTGCAGACGCTCCTGCGCGCCACACAG GAAAAGCTGAATGAGTTTGATGAGAAGGCCCTGTCGGTGCTGGCTGCCTTCCTGGGTGACATGAAGAGCTGCAAGAACGTGGACGCGCTCAGGAATGGGCTTAG GCTGGTGGTGGAGGATCGGGTTTCGGGGATCGAGAGCGTGGTGGCGCTGCAGAACCTGATGCGCTGCGTCGGGCGGGACGCGCCCCTGACCCTGAAGAGAAAGCTGGAG AATAAAGCCCTGTCCATGGTGGATCAGTTCAGCCTCCCCAATGCCCAGTACATGGTCATCACTTTGGCTGCCATGCATTTCACCTCGAAGCCCCTGCTGGACATCTGCAGCAAGAAAATCGCAG AGAGCATCCACACCATTCCGCCCTTCAGACTGATGGACATTGTGAAAGCCTGCAAGGACCTGCGCTACAGGGACCCGCACCTTGTCTCAGCTGTAGCCGAGCACCTGACGGCCACCTTCGACATGTGGAGCAACAAGCAG TTGATCCTCTTCCTGTTGATGTTCGAGGACCTTAAATTCCGCCCAGTGGCCCTTTTGGACAGGCTCCTGGAGAGAGTAATCCAGGATCCAAACTCTCTGACCCTGAAGGATGTCCTTAGTGTTCTGAAAGTCTATTCACAGCTTAACCACGTTCCTGAAAACCACAAACAAGA GTTCCTCGAGAGGATGACCAGTGTCTTTGAATCCTACCTTCTCAAGATGGCTCCCACAGACCTGCTGAGGGGAGTCTTTTccctgtgcattctgggacactTCCCCCTTGCCCCACTTGAAAGGTTACTCCACAAAGAGACTCTGGATGAGCTTACCAAAG GCGGCCAGGTCTTGCAGACGAACCAGCGAAGGCTGCATTACGTGGACCTTTGTTTGAGGCTGGACCGTCCACCTTTACCTGAGGCCCTCACTGTGCCCCCTGGCACCATTGACCCGCCCCTCACTAGCCAGACAGTCACCCGGGATTGGGGGAAGCTAATACAAAGGATAGCAGGAGATGCTGTATTACAGGAGGGCGTGGTGCTGGAAAAAAGCTACTTCATAG ACTGCGTGATTACGCTGCCCCTGAAAAGGACAGACCTGAGCTCGCCATCTGAAGGAGAACGTGCCTCTCCAGAGCCCTGTCAAAG GGTGGCGGTGCTCTTCGCGCCCCCGTCGTTCTTCTGCCTCGGGACGTCCCACCCCCGTGGCAGGCTGGTCATGATGATGCGGCACCTGAGGGCCCTGGGCTACACCCCTGTCCTG CTGCCGGAGCAGGAGTTTGACGTGCTGTCGGAAGAGGAGCGGGCGGAGAGGTTGAAAAGCCTGATCTTCCCGGCGAAAGAGGAAGCCGGCGCCGTGTGA
- the fastkd2 gene encoding FAST kinase domain-containing protein 2, mitochondrial isoform X2, which yields MAALKLGRCLFRCTAPLRSDRLLWQSCSFQGLRGNFLAHGGQLHAGLSCFLTADQTGRSPAGYRGNAVRFYSQDGAGWQGLSGAAGQSLSSQDHGDATDFPSPAAVSVAAAVTETTERTVPFYVQLKECHSPADVLDLAGRYTMTLRRVSSSLSRIWETTKKMSEEQRRYERQLMLDHPAFEQLCACAVKGAARMRSDDLTFSLLAVVKLGVPQRSRLVQTLLRATQEKLNEFDEKALSVLAAFLGDMKSCKNVDALRNGLRLVVEDRVSGIESVVALQNLMRCVGRDAPLTLKRKLENKALSMVDQFSLPNAQYMVITLAAMHFTSKPLLDICSKKIAESIHTIPPFRLMDIVKACKDLRYRDPHLVSAVAEHLTATFDMWSNKQLILFLLMFEDLKFRPVALLDRLLERVIQDPNSLTLKDVLSVLKVYSQLNHVPENHKQEFLERMTSVFESYLLKMAPTDLLRGVFSLCILGHFPLAPLERLLHKETLDELTKGGQVLQTNQRRLHYVDLCLRLDRPPLPEALTVPPGTIDPPLTSQTVTRDWGKLIQRIAGDAVLQEGVVLEKSYFIDCVITLPLKRTDLSSPSEGERASPEPCQRVAVLFAPPSFFCLGTSHPRGRLVMMMRHLRALGYTPVLLPEQEFDVLSEEERAERLKSLIFPAKEEAGAV from the exons ATGGCAGCCCTTAAATTAGGACGTTGCTTGTTCAGGTGCACAGCACCACTGCGCAGTGACAGACTACTTTGGCAAAGCTGTAGTTTCCAGGGACTACGGGGCAACTTTTTAGCACACGGCGGGCAGCTACATGCAGGACTCTCTTGTTTTTTGACCGCGGACCAGACGGGGAGGTCACCGGCAGGCTATCGCGGGAACGCTGTCCGATTTTACTCTCAGGACGGGGCTGGCTGGCAGGGCCTAAGCGGTGCTGCGGGGCAGTCTCTCAGCTCACAGGACCATGGTGACGCTACGGATTTTCCCTCCCCGGCCGCGGTGAGCGTAGCCGCCGCTGTCACCGAGACGACCGAGAGGACGGTGCCATTCTACGTCCAGCTGAAGGAGTGCCATTCTCCCGCGGACGTGCTGGACCTGGCGGGCCGCTACACGATGACGTTACGGAGAGTTAGCAGCAGCCTGAGCCGCATCTGGGAGACCACCAAGAAGATGTCGGAGGAGCAGAGGCGGTACGAGCGGCAGCTGATGCTCGATCACCCCGCCTTCGAGCAGCTGTGCGCGTGCGCCGTGAAGGGCGCGGCCAGGATGAGGAGCGATGACCTCACCTTCAGCCTGCTGGCCGTGGTGAAGCTGGGGGTGCCCCAGCGCAGCCGGCTGGTGCAGACGCTCCTGCGCGCCACACAG GAAAAGCTGAATGAGTTTGATGAGAAGGCCCTGTCGGTGCTGGCTGCCTTCCTGGGTGACATGAAGAGCTGCAAGAACGTGGACGCGCTCAGGAATGGGCTTAG GCTGGTGGTGGAGGATCGGGTTTCGGGGATCGAGAGCGTGGTGGCGCTGCAGAACCTGATGCGCTGCGTCGGGCGGGACGCGCCCCTGACCCTGAAGAGAAAGCTGGAG AATAAAGCCCTGTCCATGGTGGATCAGTTCAGCCTCCCCAATGCCCAGTACATGGTCATCACTTTGGCTGCCATGCATTTCACCTCGAAGCCCCTGCTGGACATCTGCAGCAAGAAAATCGCAG AGAGCATCCACACCATTCCGCCCTTCAGACTGATGGACATTGTGAAAGCCTGCAAGGACCTGCGCTACAGGGACCCGCACCTTGTCTCAGCTGTAGCCGAGCACCTGACGGCCACCTTCGACATGTGGAGCAACAAGCAG TTGATCCTCTTCCTGTTGATGTTCGAGGACCTTAAATTCCGCCCAGTGGCCCTTTTGGACAGGCTCCTGGAGAGAGTAATCCAGGATCCAAACTCTCTGACCCTGAAGGATGTCCTTAGTGTTCTGAAAGTCTATTCACAGCTTAACCACGTTCCTGAAAACCACAAACAAGA GTTCCTCGAGAGGATGACCAGTGTCTTTGAATCCTACCTTCTCAAGATGGCTCCCACAGACCTGCTGAGGGGAGTCTTTTccctgtgcattctgggacactTCCCCCTTGCCCCACTTGAAAGGTTACTCCACAAAGAGACTCTGGATGAGCTTACCAAAG GCGGCCAGGTCTTGCAGACGAACCAGCGAAGGCTGCATTACGTGGACCTTTGTTTGAGGCTGGACCGTCCACCTTTACCTGAGGCCCTCACTGTGCCCCCTGGCACCATTGACCCGCCCCTCACTAGCCAGACAGTCACCCGGGATTGGGGGAAGCTAATACAAAGGATAGCAGGAGATGCTGTATTACAGGAGGGCGTGGTGCTGGAAAAAAGCTACTTCATAG ACTGCGTGATTACGCTGCCCCTGAAAAGGACAGACCTGAGCTCGCCATCTGAAGGAGAACGTGCCTCTCCAGAGCCCTGTCAAAG GGTGGCGGTGCTCTTCGCGCCCCCGTCGTTCTTCTGCCTCGGGACGTCCCACCCCCGTGGCAGGCTGGTCATGATGATGCGGCACCTGAGGGCCCTGGGCTACACCCCTGTCCTG CTGCCGGAGCAGGAGTTTGACGTGCTGTCGGAAGAGGAGCGGGCGGAGAGGTTGAAAAGCCTGATCTTCCCGGCGAAAGAGGAAGCCGGCGCCGTGTGA
- the si:dkey-1h24.6 gene encoding uncharacterized protein si:dkey-1h24.6, with protein sequence MNVIWITATLLSRGLLAVAETEKCPDMPIHRITPGANVSVRCPNTMGTEVKFELWKDKCKVGSVTRKQNQTETEGAVDFRDQDQNTTARFVLSQVDRNSTGIFACNAERLYPPPYLKSSGVENMVVVNELPQVRACPQEKPTEAWIWAALGVTAAYSLIMTGIAVGLWHYLKNKQNIQHDYMNMKPKAVRKKQGVQHPVRTGRY encoded by the exons ATGAACGTCATTTGGATCACGGCGACCCTCCTGTCGCGCGGTCTGCTGGCCGTCGCCGAAACGGAAAAATGTCCAG ACATGCCCATCCATCGCATCACCCCCGGGGCCAACGTGTCCGTGAGGTGTCCGAACACGATGGGGACAGAGGTGAAGTTCGAGCTGTGGAAGGACAAGTGTAAGGTCGGCTCCGTCACGAGGAAGCAGAACCAGACCGAGACGGAGGGCGCGGTGGACTTCCGGGACCAGGACCAGAACACGACCGCGCGATTCGTCCTCTCGCAGGTGGACCGGAACAGCACGGGAATCTTCGCCTGTAACGCCGAGAGGCTCTACCCTCCCCCTTACTTGAAGTCTTCAGGAGTAGAAAACATGGTCGTTGTTAACG AGCTGCCGCAGGTCAGGGCGTGCCCGCAGGAAAAACCCACCGAGGCGTGGATATGGGCGGCACTGGGTGTGACTGCAGCCTACAGTCTAATCATGACGGGCATCgctgtgggattgtgg CACTACCTGAAGAACAAACAGAACATCCAGCATGACTATATGAACATGAAGCCCAAAGCGGTGAGGAAAAAGCAGGGAGTGCAACATCCTGTCAGGACAGGCAGGTACTga